From a single Lolium rigidum isolate FL_2022 chromosome 7, APGP_CSIRO_Lrig_0.1, whole genome shotgun sequence genomic region:
- the LOC124678054 gene encoding probable LRR receptor-like serine/threonine-protein kinase At1g74360 → MSPLLIQFLCLLLVAGEVVLIGAQTGGDKEVLVELKRFLVTNNRVNRGDYDAWPESDPSPCLWRGVLCDADGRVASLNLSRSSISGAAFGNFSRLTALTSLDLSDNSITGVLPAADLNQCRGLLHLNLSHNLIAGPLDLSGLTSLRVLDVSGNRLEGAVAGNFPAMCANLTSLDLSTNRFIGNITGLFDSCPSLQYVDLSSNNFTGELWPGVTRFRQFSAAENNLAGIIPSSTFPDSCRLQSLDLSANKLAGNFPDSVANCNNLTYMSLWGNKFTGMIPAGIGRLAVLETLILGKNGFHRQIPPELTNCTKLQFLDISSNMFGGDVQETFGNFVSLKYLVLHHNRYTGGIVSSGVLQLPELARLDLSFNEFTGNLPLEVADMKSLKYLMLGENNFSGEIPPEYGRLPELQALDLSNNTLRGVIPSSIGNLTSLLWLMLAGNQLSGEIPPAIGNCSSLLWLNLADNRLTGNIPPEMAEIGKNPGPTFAKNRNDPSVLAGSGECQAMKRWIPASYPPFSFVYSVMTRENCRSIWDRILKGNGIVPICTNSSSPVRSNTVSGYVQLSRNLLSGEIPSSIGAMRNISLLHLDGNHLTGRLPPELSRLPLVMLNVSRNNISGPIPPEIGEILCLERMDLSFNNLSGELPPSLFKLTDLVIFNVSYNPLLSGNVSTTGQFGTFDEESFRGNPLISFNQGGAAGKQLPRPEAADVPPVRRRSMLRRTIVMWFFFSLVLSFIAGTVVFIISSLRTRFPVEQEPDQESFSREHPKGGKHSFQMWTSSPPSGSSSTATGCSSSTEGVKVFRLDKTAFTYRDIVAATGHYGVLLMELATGRRAVDVGEEECLVDWARRTAKEGWNTRHQGGDDRSTIGAVFWELLALGMRCTADAPHERPDMPEVLAALLDIAAANGTTTASSLTCSRT, encoded by the exons ATGTCGCCCCTGCTCATCCAATTCCTCTGTCTACTCCTCGTCGCAG GTGAGGTGGTGCTGATCGGCGCGCAGACCGGCGGCGACAAGGAGGTGCTGGTGGAGCTCAAGCGGTTCCTGGTCACGAACAACAGGGTCAACCGCGGCGACTACGACGCGTGGCCGGAGTCGGACCCGTCGCCGTGCCTGTGGCGCGGCGTCCTCTGCGACGCGGACGGCCGCGTCGCCTCCCTGAACCTGTCGCGCTCGAGCATCTCCGGCGCGGCGTTCGGCAACTTCTCGCGGCTCACGGCGCTCACGTCGCTCGACCTCTCCGACAACTCCATCACCGGCGTGCTCCCGGCCGCCGACCTCAACCAATGCCGCGGCCTCCTGCACCTCAACCTCTCCCACAACCTCATCGCCGGGCCGCTGGACCTCTCCGGCCTGACCAGCCTGCGGGTGCTCGACGTGTCGGGGAACCGGCTCGAGGGCGCCGTCGCCGGCAACTTCCCGGCGATGTGCGCCAACCTCACCTCGCTCGACCTGTCCACCAACAGGTTCATCGGCAATATAACCGGCCTGTTCGACAGCTGCCCCAGTCTTCAGTACGTCGACCTCAGCTCCAACAATTTCACCGGCGAGCTATGGCCGGGCGTCACAAGATTCAGGCAATTCAGCGCCGCCGAGAACAACCTCGCCGGGATCATTCCGTCGAGCACGTTTCCGGACAGCTGCAGACTCCAGTCCTTGGACCTTTCCGCTAACAAGCTGGCCGGAAACTTCCCGGATTCCGTCGCCAATTGCAACAATTTGACTTACATGTCGCTGTGGGGGAATAAATTCACCGGGATGATACCCGCCGGAATCGGAAGGCTCGCCGTCCTCGAGACGCTGATTCTTGGGAAGAACGGGTTCCACCGGCAGATACCGCCGGAGCTGACCAACTGCACGAAGCTTCAGTTCTTGGACATCAGCAGCAACATGTTTGGAGGGGATGTGCAGGAGACCTTTGGCAACTTTGTGAGCTTGAAGTATCTTGTGCTGCACCACAACAGGTACACCGGCGGCATCGTGTCCTCCGGCGTGCTGCAGCTGCCGGAGCTCGCCAGGCTCGACCTCAGCTTCAATGAGTTCACAGGCAATCTCCCTCTAGAGGTGGCCGACATGAAGAGCCTCAAGTACCTGATGCTGGGCGAGAACAACTTTTCCGGCGAGATACCGCCCGAGTACGGCCGGCTCCCGGAGCTCCAGGCGCTGGACCTGTCTAACAACACGCTCAGGGGCGTAATCCCGTCGAGCATAGGGAACCTCACGTCGCTCCTCTGGCTGATGCTCGCCGGCAATCAGCTCTCCGGTGAGATACCACCTGCAATCGGCAACTGCAGCAGCTTGCTCTGGCTGAACCTGGCCGATAATCGGTTAACTGGCAATATCCCACCGGAGATGGCAGAGATTGGGAAGAACCCTGGACCAACGTTCGCCAAGAACCGGAACGATCCGAGCGTGCTCGCTGGCTCCGGCGAATGCCAGGCCATGAAGCGGTGGATTCCGGCGAGCTATCCACCGTTCAGCTTCGTTTACTCCGTCATGACTCGGGAGAACTGCCGCAGCATATGGGACCGCATCCTCAAGGGCAACGGAATCGTCCCAATTTGCACCAACTCCTCGTCGCCGGTGAGGTCCAACACGGTCTCCGGGTACGTGCAGCTATCAAGGAACTTGCTTTCCGGAGAGATACCATCGAGCATCGGTGCAATGCGGAACATCAGCTTGCTCCACCTCGACGGCAACCATCTAACAGGGCGGCTGCCGCCGGAGCTCAGCCGGCTCCCGCTGGTTATGCTGAACGTCTCGAGGAACAACATCTCAGGGCCGATCCCGCCTGAGATCGGCGAGATTCTGTGCCTGGAGAGGATGGACCTGTCATTCAACAACCTCTCCGGCGAGCTCCCGCCGAGCCTGTTCAAGCTCACCGACCTGGTTATCTTCAATGTGTCATACAACCCGCTTCTCTCCGGCAATGTCTCCACCACCGGCCAATTCGGCACCTTCGACGAGGAGTCCTTCCGCGGCAACCCGCTCATATCATTTAATCAGGGTGGAGCTGCCGGTAAGCAGCTACCGCGACCAGAAGCTGCCGATGTCCCTCCGGTTAGGAGACGCAGCATGCTGCGGAGAACCATTGTGATGTGGTTCTTTTTCTCCCTCGTCCTCTCCTTCATCGCCGGCACCGTCGTATTCATCATCTCCAGCCTGCGCACCAGGTTCCCGGTGGAGCAAGAGCCGGACCAGGAATCGTTCTCCCGCGAGCACCCCAAGGGCGGCAAGCACTCGTTCCAAATGTGGACGTCGTCGCCTccgtccggctcgtcgtcgacggcgaccgGGTGCTCCTCTTCGACGGAGGGAGTGAAGGTGTTCCGGCTGGACAAGACGGCGTTCACCTACCGCGACATCGTGGCCGCCACGG GCCA CTACGGCGTGCTCCTGATGGAGCTCGCAACCGGCCGGCGCGCCGTCGACGTCGGCGAGGAGGAGTGCCTCGTCGACTGGGCTCGgcgcacggcgaaggaaggctgGAATACAAGGCATCAAGGAGGGGACGATCGATCGACGATCGGCGCGGTGTTCTGGGAACTGCTCGCGCTCGGCATGCGGTGCACGGCCGACGCGCCGCACGAGCGGCCCGACATGCCGGAAGTGCTCGCTGCGCTGCTcgacatcgccgccgccaacggcaCAACGACGGCGAGTAGTTTAACATGTTCCAGGACATAG